Below is a genomic region from Sphingopyxis terrae subsp. terrae NBRC 15098.
AAGGGCTTAGTGCTCACCATCGTCGTGAACTGGCTGGTGAAGCCGTTCACGATGGCGGCGCTTGCGGTCCTGTTCTTCGAGGTCGTTTTTGCCGACCTGATGGCGCCTGCCGACGCGCAGCAATACATCGCCGGGCTCATACTTCTCGGCGCAGCGCCGTGCACGGCGATGGTCTTCGTGTGGTCCCAGATGACCCGCGGCGATCCGGCCTACACTCTGGTGCAGGTGTCGGTGAACGACATCATCATGATCGTCGCATTCGCGCCAATCGTGGCGTTCCTACTCGGGATCACCGACATCATGGTGCCGTGGGAGACGCTCTTGCTCTCAACCGTCCTTTATGTCGTCATTCCGCTTGCGGCCGGCGCACTCACCCGCCGACACCTGCTGGCAAAGAGCGGCGGAGACACCGACGCGGTGAGCCGCTTCACAGGATCCTTGAAGCCCATATCGGTGCTTGGACTGCTGCTGACGGTCGTGCTCCTGTTCGGGTTCCAGGGTGAGATGATCGTCTCGCGGCCGCTCCTCATTGCACTCATCGCGGTTCCCATCGTGATCCAGAGCTACGGCATATTCTTCATCACCTACGGCGCTGCGTGGACGTGGCGATTGCCGTTTCCGATCGCCGCGCCCTGCGCCCTCATCGGCACGTCGAACTTTTTCGAGCTGGCCGTCGCAGTTGCCATCGGATTGTTCGGGCTTGGCAGCGGCGCAGCACTCGCGACCGTGGTGGGCGTGCTCGTCGAGGTCCCGGTGATGCTGTCGCTGGTGGCGTTCGCCAACCGGACGCAGGAGAGGTTCCCGCAGTGAACCTCGTCGATCGGAAGTAGCGTCTCGAGGACTCAAGCTGCGCCCGTCCTATCTTTTAACTGTCACGTTGTCGGCGATCATTGCCGGTCTC
It encodes:
- the arsB gene encoding ACR3 family arsenite efflux transporter translates to MADSQPQASALGLFERWLSLWVALAIAAGLVLGNVLPDVFGALAALEYASVNLVVALLIWAMIFPMMVAVDFASLRDIGQRPKGLVLTIVVNWLVKPFTMAALAVLFFEVVFADLMAPADAQQYIAGLILLGAAPCTAMVFVWSQMTRGDPAYTLVQVSVNDIIMIVAFAPIVAFLLGITDIMVPWETLLLSTVLYVVIPLAAGALTRRHLLAKSGGDTDAVSRFTGSLKPISVLGLLLTVVLLFGFQGEMIVSRPLLIALIAVPIVIQSYGIFFITYGAAWTWRLPFPIAAPCALIGTSNFFELAVAVAIGLFGLGSGAALATVVGVLVEVPVMLSLVAFANRTQERFPQ